The genomic region TTATAGGTACCCAACCTGGTAAGCATGTTGTTCCAATCAACCTGATGTCCATCAAAATCAGGTCCATCTACACAGACGAACTTTGTCTTTCCACCAATGGATACACGGCATCCACCACACATACCGGTTCCATCGATCATAATCGTATTCAATGATACGACGGTTTTGATTCCATATGGCTTGGTCGTAAGGGCACCGAATTTCATCATTATCGGAGGACCGACAATGAAGACATAATCAGGCTTCCAAGTCTCGCAGAGTTCCTTCAGAGGTTCGGTAACAAGACCTTTGCGTCCAGCTGACCCATCATCGGTCATAAGAATCAATTCGTCGGCTAAGGCAGCCATCTCATCCTTCATGACATAAAGGTCCTTGTTCCTGGCACCCATGATGATTTTCACTTCATTACCGAGTTGTTTCAGTTTCTTGGCAATTGGATACAGGGGAGCTACACCAATACCACCTCCGACACATACACATTTACCGAACTTCTCCAATTCGGAAGGCTGGCCTAGCGGGCCAAGAAGATTTGCTACGTAATCCCCTTCCTTGAGCATGGCAAGTTTATGAGTCGTAGCTCCGACCGCCTGGAAAACAATGGTAATCGTTCCCTTTTCAGGATCCGAATCAGCGATGGTCAGAGGAATCCTTTCATTGAAATCTCCACCAAGCTGCAGGATTATAAACTGTCCAGGTTTATGTGCTTCAGCAATAAGGGGTGCTTCAATGACCATTTTGAAAACTTCACTTGAAAGTTTTTGCTTAAAAATAATCTTGTTCACGACTGCTCCTTTGCTTATACTATAGAGGTATATAGTCAAGCAAATAAAAATACTTTATAGCTTTTTTTTGCCAAACATTGACTTTATTACAACAAACATACTCTAATAGGGAGGAAATTTCAATGATTATTCATGAAAAAACCATGTCATTATCACAAAAACAGAACATGAGGGGAGGAAAAGGAACAATCCTGCTCAAGGATCTCATGGAAAAAGGAACAGTAGCTCACTGCAGGCTCTTCAGTCAGATTACCATCAGACAGGGTTGCTCCATCGGGCAGCATGATCATGTTGATGAAACTGAATACTATTGGATCCTCAAGGGAGAAGGCATTGTAACTGAGGCTGATGGCGAAAAGCAGGTAGCTGCGGGAGACATGGTCGTGACAGGTGGCGGAGCCAGCCATGCAATTCGCAACGACAAGGAAGAAGATCTCGTCCTGATGGCCCTGATCATCCTCGACTGAAAGTAACTGAGTATATACGACAAGGGCCGCAGGCACCTTCTCAGGTGTCTTGCGGCCCTTGGACCGGACATCTTATGTCTGTCTAGTCAGTCTCAATCTCAATCTTGATATCCCGCGGCTGGGCTGCAGGCACTTTCGGAATGGAAACGTTTAGGATTCCATCAGCGAAATTTGCCTTGATACCTGCTTCGTCAGCATCGCCAGGCAACTGGAATGATCTGGAAAACTGGCTTCTGCCATGGGATTCCTTCACCAAGTAATTTCGCTCTTCCTTCTTTTCTTTGTTATCCTTCTTATTGAAGGCATCGCTTGTAGCAAGTTTGAGCGTATGCTTTTCAACCTTGACGTCTACATCCCCATTGTCATATCCAGGAAGAATAACATCCAGCTGATATCCGGATTCACCTTCCGTTACATCGACCTTAGGCCATTTTCCAGCCTTGGTATTTGAATAAAAATCAAAAAAGTCATTCATCATCGAACCAAAATCATTAGCCATCATAACTCTATCTCCTCTTCTTTTCTTACTATTTACTTGATATCAATCATCTTCGGCTTCGCTTCTTCAGCTTTCGGAATCCGAATGTTGAGAATACCTTTGCTCAACTTTGCCTGAACTTTGTCGATATCAATACGTGAAGGAAGCTGGAAAGATCTGGAAAAGCTCATCTTCTGATCACATTCGCAGTAATGGCGGACGACATCATCATGCTCTTCCTGCTTTGCAAGTTCCTTATCAAATTTCTCTGAAGTGGAAATCGTCAGGACTTCTTTTTCCAATTTGAGCTTCAGATCATCAAGCGAATATCCTGGTACTTCAGCTTCAAGGGTAAATCCATCCTTGTCTTCCCAGATTGTCACAGGTGGAACTTTTGTTCCGCTGATCGGTGAGTAATCATTGAAAAAATCATCCAAAAGTGAATCTAATCCGTAATACATAATCCATATCTCCTCTTCTCGAATTTTATTAGTTATATGCAACTCCTAACGGAGCATCATGCAATTTCAATTTCCCGCGGTTGTGCAACTTCTTTCTTGGCTATCAGTACAGTAAGCACACCTTTCGCCAGGCTTGCTTTGATGTTTTCTTCATCAGCATCATCCGGCAATACAAGGCTTCTTTCAAACATTACCTTCGGATCTGCTTCCCTTAATACGGTCAGGCCATTGTCTGTAGGATTCTCAAACCTATCACTGGTTGCAAGCTCCAACTTATGGTCCTTGACTTGCATTGTGATCTCATCTGGTTTATAGCCCGGAAGCTCAACAGACAAACCGTAGCTGTCTTTGCCTTCCCATACATCCATCGGCGGAACCTTTGCTGTACAAGCATCAAAATATCCATCTCTTATCAGTGCATCTATATCTGTCAAGTAGTTCATTCTTTTCTCCTCTACCATTTCTTTCCTGGTCTTTTGTCATAAACAATATTGCACATACCATGCCAACTTTTTAAAACAGCAAAGAAGCAAACCTATATTACATTATTAGTTTGGAATATATTTATTTATATATAAAATAATTAAAAATTTTATCAACTATGAATCAGAATTAATATTCCTAGTCAAAAGAAAGAAAAAATAATCTAAAAAAGACAATCAGATGGTTCCTTTTCAAAGAGAACAAGGGTCAATCCTGACCCGTTGTAAAATCAAAGGCATCATATTGTGTCAAAATGACACGTATGAGTCTTCATTACCCTATACATGTGGAAATTTGGGACAGAAATACTTCAAATAGCTTTTGTCCAGTCGATCATTGCCATCTTGTTCGTACTTGGCAACAACAACTTGCCTGTAACCGGATCTTTTTCCAGATGCTTCTCAAGATACTTCCCGATTATCGCATAGGAATCCTGACCTTCAGCCAACGGCCCAAGGTTGGACTTCACAGAAAGGATGGCTTGTCCAACAGAATCATAGACAGCAACGGATGTATGATCAAAAATCTTGACATCGGCAAAAATTCCCATTTGATGAAGTATATTGACGATATAGATGTAGTCAGGATTGCTTCGATAGGGCTCGTTGCAAAGCAATTCCCACAGATTACGAAGATGGGTCCTACGATTTGCAAAGCGAAACAGATATACATGTTTTTTTGCCAAACTATCCATCTTTTCCAATGCAGAATGCATATCCGGCATTATAAGGCATTGGTAAGCCACGACAATATCATGAGGTATGACTACAGCATCTTCCCACAGGGCATTGACACTTGCAATATTGGTAATCCGTTCCGCTTTTGCGCGCTCTTGAAGGAAATCAAGCATCTGGTCTGCTGCGTCTAGTGCTGTTACAGACCGTGAAGTCTTTGCAAGCGGAATAGTCAGGGTTCCTGGCCCACATCCGATATCCAATATTGTGTCGGAAGCAGCATGGATAATCATTGATAGGATCTTTTCAATCGTCGGTTCTTCAAAACAAAGGGCATCCATGTAACCTTTGGCCCTTTTGTTCCAACATCCTGCGATATCAGTATCGTAACGGCGGACAGAGGCCTCCAGCATATCCTTTTCCCATTTTTTATTCCAATCAATATCCGTCATACCAGAAATAGTCCTCCCTGTTTCTGGTACTTTACATATATCCTTACAACAAAACAAGGCCACTGCTTTCGCAGTGGCCGAGGGGTCAGTACATTGTAATGTTATCTTCTATCGAAATCTCAATTACCTGCTTTCGTTACTTCAATCAGTTTCGGAGCTTTTGCCTTGGCTTCAGGCTTCTTAGGCAGTACTATCTTCAGTACGCCATCATCAAGTTTTGCAGTGATACCGTCCTCATTGACATCTTCTCCCAAGGAAACAGATCTGCTAAAACTACGTCTGGTGCTTTCCTTGACCAGGTATTTCTTGGACTTATCTTCCTTTTCTTTCGATTGGTCGGAAGACACAGTGAGCAAGTGTTTATCCAATTTGATGGATACATCCTTTATATTGACACCTGGCATTTCAAGTTCTACTTCATAGCCATCATTATTCTCTTTGATGTTCATCGGAGGGAATTTATCCTGAAAACCAGTAAAATTGTCCCATGCAGTATCCAATAACGTATCAAAATCTCTGTTCATCAAATAGTTCATCATAATTTCTACCTCCAACTCATTGATTTCTTTTATTGCCCTTTCGGGTTGCGACAAACATAATGCACAAAGCGTGCCAACCTTTGTAAGAATTGTAAAAATAACACATAAGTATTTACTCTAAAAGCAATTGATGAACAAATAGTAAATCAATACGGCCTCTAGACTCTATCAATATTTTAATTTCTTTTCGACAAGGAATGTCCAATTGACACATGAAATCGTGGTATATTGGCCGTTGCGTATCATTATGACCCAATATTTTGAGTGCAATCATTATCCATGGGACAACAGAAACACAAAGAGGGCAAACTTGCGTTTTTCCATAATCTACCAAAGCTTATTTAGCTGATTATACCAATTGATTATCCTGTCATAGACTTTTTTTATTGTTTCACTTGACATGTTTGTCGAAACACTGTAGGTTACCTCTTGTACTTCGACGCGGGGTAGAGCAGTTGGCAGCTCGTCGGGCTCATAACCCGGAGGTCGCAGGTCCGAGTCCTGTCCCCGCTATAGTAAAAACGGTTTCTAGATAATAACACTAGAGACCGTTTTTTTTGATAGTTACAGCCTCTTGCCAAGGCATTTTCAAACAAGCAACCTATTTCCTCCGGCTAAATATCTGAACATATGACAACTTACTGAAAATTTTATTTGGTTGCAGATTTATTATTTTAAACGTCAACATGTTAAAGTTAAGTTCCTAAAAAGGATTGATACAATTAACTAAATTATATACAAGTATTAAACAAATATATTTTCTAAATTATATAATTAAACTATCTTTATTTGTGCTATATTCTTACTTTGCTATTCGAAAAAAGAAAAAGACATATATCCATCACGTAGAAGAAAAAACAAAGTTTTATGAAAAACTCTATGCTGTAGAGTATAGCGAAACAAGCAGGAGCTATTAAATACCATCTGTTTCTGTTTTTATTTAAAGAAACATATAGTAAACCAGATGTTTTATCCCATGGTTTTTTCCAAAAATTATTGTGGTGTGCTTTTTCTTACCACCATAGAACCACCGACTTTGATTTTGACACAAGCAGGTTGATCTCCTTCTATTTCGTCAAGAAGCATCATGGTGGCCATCTTGCCAATCAAAGTGCGATATACATGGAAAGTAGAAAGAGGCGGAGCAGCAGTCTGGGCCAAGTAAATATCATCAAATCCAAATACAGCGACATCCTCGGGAACTCTGATATCAAATTCCGCCATTGCTTTTACTGCCCCGATGGCAATTATATCATTGTCAGAAAAAACCAACCGAGGCACTTTCGCACCGGACTCAAGGTAGGCCTTCATTTTCTGATAACTCAAAGAAATTGAAGGAACCAACATAAAACGGTCGGTTGTCTCATCATAGGAAAGTCCAAAGTCTTCTATAGCCTTTTTGAGCCCCTGTCCACGTTCAATAAAATTCTGAGTAGTCAGTCCTCCGCAAAAATAGCCAATTCTTTTTTCATTGGTCGATGCAAGATACTTTACAGCCTCATAAGCCATTTCTTCGTTATTCATTGTAATTGAATTACAGTCGAAATGGGACATAGAATTATCTATGACAACATATGGGACAGTAATGTGATCCAAGATAGAATAGTCAGCCACCTCAAGTTCTGTACCTAATACAAAGACTCCACAAAGTTTATGATACTCAACAGCAGCAAGTGCATGATCAAAATTTCCATGAACAACTTGTATCTGCAAAGAATATCCTTTGCCATTGCATTCCGCCTGAATCGAATCCATAATTTTTGCTATGAATCCTGCATTTTCATCTACAAGATATCCAGATTTTACCAGCTTGATAAAAAGCAAAGTTTTATTACCACTGCAACGAACTCTTCGTTTTTCCTTGTCAAAACCGATATCGTCCAGCAATGAAAGTATCTGGCGCCGTTTTTTTTCACCTACACCTGGTTTATCATTCAATACCAACGAAATAGTAGCAGGAGAAACTTTTGCAATTTTTGCAAGTTCACGTATAGTCATTTTATATTGTTTCCTTTCATACTGGCAATTGTTTACTAAACAATAAACCTAGACAAAAGTTTTGTCAATAAAATAAATATCAAAATAATACACATTAATCCAATAATATGTAAATTTATAAATATAAATAAAACTAAAAAAATGAAAACTTTTCATTGACAGCTGAAAAAAACCAACTGTATACTAGTTCCTGATAACAAAACTAAACAAACAAAATATAATTGTTTAGTAAACGGAGGTATAAAAGTGAAGAAATTATTGTCTATGATTCTTGCCATTTCATTGGCAGCAACTTCATTTGTAGTTGCAAATGGTACAAGTGAAAGCAACACTGCAGGAAGCACTTCTAGCAGTAAAAAGGATTATAAGATTGCTGTAGTACCTAAACTGACAAGCATCAGTTGGTTCCAGAGAATGGAAGTAGGTGTAAAGGAGTATGCAAAAGATACTGGCGTCGATGCATTTTATACAGGTCCCTCAGAGGGTGACGGTGCATTGCAAGCCCAAGTAATAGAAGATTTGATAAGCCAGGGCGTTGATGCTATCTGCGTTGTCCCTTTCTCGACCGAATCGCTTGAACCTGTCCTAAAGAAAGCAAGGGATGCAGGTATTGTCGTTATCACACAGGAAGCTTCAGGAATGAAAAACATTGATTACGATGTAGAAGCCTTCGACAATGCTGCTTACGGAAGACATTTCATGGAAAAATTGGGTAAACTGACAGGAGGACAAGGTGATTATATCCTAGAAGTAGGTTCTTTGACTTCTGAATCACATAACCAATGGGTCGATGCAGCAAAAGCACTGCAATTGAAAGAATTCCCCGGCATGCATCAATATGGAGATAAAATTGAAACAGCTGACAATCTCAACAATTCATACAACAAGGTAAAGGAAGTTTTAACAGCTAATCCGAACTTGAAAGGCATTGAAGGGTCAGCTATGTCAGATATTGCAGGAGCTGCATTGGCAGTGGAAGAACTTGGTTTGTCTGGAAAAGTGTCTATTGTTGGAACTTCTCTTGTTTCAGTTTCTGGGAAATACATCAAAGATGGCACAATTGCAATGGCTTCTTTCTGGGATCCGGCAGTTGCTGGGAAAGCAATGATACAGCTGGCTCTGAAAGTATTGAACAAAGAACCAATCGAAAATGGTTGCAATTTGGATGTCGCTGGTTATGACAATCTCGAGCTAAATGGAAAAGTCCTTAGCGGTCAGGCATGGATTGATGTCACAAAAGATAATGTAGATGATCCATCAATCAACTTTTAATCAATTTTAAACAACTAAAATTGTATTCAAGAGAAGTACAGACTACTTCTCTTGGATACAGAGCTACATGGAGAAACAGCTGATGCCACAGGAATTCATCCGTTTGGAAAACATAACTAAGACTTTCACAGGTGTACACGCTCTCAAAGGCGTAGATTTTTCCATTAACTATGGAGAAATCCATTGTTTGGCAGGAGAAAACGGATGTGGTAAGTCTACCTTGATCAAAGTAATTTCCGGGGCTCATCATCCCTCAGGAGGTAAAATTTTCTTCGAGGGTAAGGAAATATCCAATCTTTCACCGATTGACTCGATTCATCTGGGTGTTCAAGTCATCTATCAGGATTTTGCAGTCTTTCCTAATCTAAGTGTTGCTGAAAATATTGCCATGAACAAAAATCTCATGGAAAATAAAAAGAAAATGGATTGGGACAAAGCCCGGGAACTTGCACTCGAAGGCATGGCAATGATAGGAGCTAAAATTGATCCGGATGTCTGTGTTGAACGGCTTAGTGTATCAAACAAACAAATGGTTGCAATATGCAGGGCATTGGTCAATGATGCAAAATTGCTCATCCTGGATGAACCGACCACAGCATTGACTGCCTGCGAAGTCGGAATGTTAAACGAGACACTTAGAAAACTCAAACAAAAAGGAATGGCAATAGTCATAGTCAACCATAAGATTGACGAAATCTTTGATATTGCCGATAGGCTGACCATACTCAGGAATGGTGAAAATGTAGCAACAGGACTTATTAACGAATTTGATCGTAAACGTTTCATTTACTGTATGACAGGGAGAGAAATCAAAGATACTATCTATACTCCTGAACCAAGTGAGGAAATT from Spirochaetia bacterium harbors:
- a CDS encoding sulfide/dihydroorotate dehydrogenase-like FAD/NAD-binding protein, encoding MNKIIFKQKLSSEVFKMVIEAPLIAEAHKPGQFIILQLGGDFNERIPLTIADSDPEKGTITIVFQAVGATTHKLAMLKEGDYVANLLGPLGQPSELEKFGKCVCVGGGIGVAPLYPIAKKLKQLGNEVKIIMGARNKDLYVMKDEMAALADELILMTDDGSAGRKGLVTEPLKELCETWKPDYVFIVGPPIMMKFGALTTKPYGIKTVVSLNTIMIDGTGMCGGCRVSIGGKTKFVCVDGPDFDGHQVDWNNMLTRLGTYKPQEQEAHHKCHIGLHIPEGEA
- a CDS encoding cupin domain-containing protein; this encodes MSLSQKQNMRGGKGTILLKDLMEKGTVAHCRLFSQITIRQGCSIGQHDHVDETEYYWILKGEGIVTEADGEKQVAAGDMVVTGGGASHAIRNDKEEDLVLMALIILD
- a CDS encoding Hsp20/alpha crystallin family protein yields the protein MMANDFGSMMNDFFDFYSNTKAGKWPKVDVTEGESGYQLDVILPGYDNGDVDVKVEKHTLKLATSDAFNKKDNKEKKEERNYLVKESHGRSQFSRSFQLPGDADEAGIKANFADGILNVSIPKVPAAQPRDIKIEIETD
- a CDS encoding Hsp20/alpha crystallin family protein, whose translation is MYYGLDSLLDDFFNDYSPISGTKVPPVTIWEDKDGFTLEAEVPGYSLDDLKLKLEKEVLTISTSEKFDKELAKQEEHDDVVRHYCECDQKMSFSRSFQLPSRIDIDKVQAKLSKGILNIRIPKAEEAKPKMIDIK
- a CDS encoding HSP20 family small heat-shock protein; translated protein: MNYLTDIDALIRDGYFDACTAKVPPMDVWEGKDSYGLSVELPGYKPDEITMQVKDHKLELATSDRFENPTDNGLTVLREADPKVMFERSLVLPDDADEENIKASLAKGVLTVLIAKKEVAQPREIEIA
- a CDS encoding class I SAM-dependent methyltransferase, whose protein sequence is MTDIDWNKKWEKDMLEASVRRYDTDIAGCWNKRAKGYMDALCFEEPTIEKILSMIIHAASDTILDIGCGPGTLTIPLAKTSRSVTALDAADQMLDFLQERAKAERITNIASVNALWEDAVVIPHDIVVAYQCLIMPDMHSALEKMDSLAKKHVYLFRFANRRTHLRNLWELLCNEPYRSNPDYIYIVNILHQMGIFADVKIFDHTSVAVYDSVGQAILSVKSNLGPLAEGQDSYAIIGKYLEKHLEKDPVTGKLLLPSTNKMAMIDWTKAI
- a CDS encoding Hsp20/alpha crystallin family protein is translated as MMNYLMNRDFDTLLDTAWDNFTGFQDKFPPMNIKENNDGYEVELEMPGVNIKDVSIKLDKHLLTVSSDQSKEKEDKSKKYLVKESTRRSFSRSVSLGEDVNEDGITAKLDDGVLKIVLPKKPEAKAKAPKLIEVTKAGN
- a CDS encoding LacI family DNA-binding transcriptional regulator: MTIRELAKIAKVSPATISLVLNDKPGVGEKKRRQILSLLDDIGFDKEKRRVRCSGNKTLLFIKLVKSGYLVDENAGFIAKIMDSIQAECNGKGYSLQIQVVHGNFDHALAAVEYHKLCGVFVLGTELEVADYSILDHITVPYVVIDNSMSHFDCNSITMNNEEMAYEAVKYLASTNEKRIGYFCGGLTTQNFIERGQGLKKAIEDFGLSYDETTDRFMLVPSISLSYQKMKAYLESGAKVPRLVFSDNDIIAIGAVKAMAEFDIRVPEDVAVFGFDDIYLAQTAAPPLSTFHVYRTLIGKMATMMLLDEIEGDQPACVKIKVGGSMVVRKSTPQ
- a CDS encoding autoinducer 2 ABC transporter substrate-binding protein produces the protein MKKLLSMILAISLAATSFVVANGTSESNTAGSTSSSKKDYKIAVVPKLTSISWFQRMEVGVKEYAKDTGVDAFYTGPSEGDGALQAQVIEDLISQGVDAICVVPFSTESLEPVLKKARDAGIVVITQEASGMKNIDYDVEAFDNAAYGRHFMEKLGKLTGGQGDYILEVGSLTSESHNQWVDAAKALQLKEFPGMHQYGDKIETADNLNNSYNKVKEVLTANPNLKGIEGSAMSDIAGAALAVEELGLSGKVSIVGTSLVSVSGKYIKDGTIAMASFWDPAVAGKAMIQLALKVLNKEPIENGCNLDVAGYDNLELNGKVLSGQAWIDVTKDNVDDPSINF
- a CDS encoding sugar ABC transporter ATP-binding protein, yielding MEKQLMPQEFIRLENITKTFTGVHALKGVDFSINYGEIHCLAGENGCGKSTLIKVISGAHHPSGGKIFFEGKEISNLSPIDSIHLGVQVIYQDFAVFPNLSVAENIAMNKNLMENKKKMDWDKARELALEGMAMIGAKIDPDVCVERLSVSNKQMVAICRALVNDAKLLILDEPTTALTACEVGMLNETLRKLKQKGMAIVIVNHKIDEIFDIADRLTILRNGENVATGLINEFDRKRFIYCMTGREIKDTIYTPEPSEEIVCEVNDLSLKDHFQKLSFTLAKGDVLGITGLLGSGRSEIGESLFGITPATTGSVTIRGRKQYIHSITDAVKHRIGYVPEDRLTQGLFLSKSIRDNTIVASLKEYMEKGKLNLEKMDKVTAAWIKRIGCVAASTTVPIKTLSGGNAQKMVIAKWLNTHPQLLILNGPTVGVDIGSKSDIHAILHKLAKDGMGIIIISDDLSELYYNCNKLIIMSNGKSSGVLNMCDFDENDITTLIRQAASTENTDD